In Rubrivirga marina, the following are encoded in one genomic region:
- the gltX gene encoding glutamate--tRNA ligase, which yields MSDAPVRVRFAPSPTGLLHIGGLRTALYNYLLARQTGGTFVLRIEDTDRSRYVPEAEQDILDGLAWASLTVDEGPTQGGDAGPYRQSERRDLYAEAAQRLIDGGHAYVAFDTPEEIESMKERHRSDANPNPTYDASTRGEMANSLTLDADQVQYRIERGDEHVVRLMVPEEETVMFTDRVRGDVVFETATVDDQVLVKSDGMPTYHLANVVDDHHMGITDVIRGEEWLSSVPKHLLMYRALGWTPPRLAHLPLIMSPTGGKLSKRSADRLNIPVSVVQYREAGFEPEAVVNFLALLGWNPGDDRELFTLDELVTVFDVERIGKSGVQFSMDKLLWFNGQHLRQLSPEQIAERARPAVEAKHGAVDAAALVAAAGLLRERLDKTSDLADADYLFGDPDAYDPSGVKKRWKDDSARLVALYADRLEADADFTEASTEAAMRGLAEDEAVGFGRIIHPVRLAATGTPAGAGMFETLVVIGREATVRRLRKAADTLG from the coding sequence ATGTCCGACGCCCCGGTCCGCGTCCGCTTCGCGCCCTCGCCCACCGGCCTCCTCCACATCGGCGGCCTCCGCACGGCGCTCTACAACTACCTCCTGGCCCGGCAGACGGGCGGCACGTTCGTCCTCCGAATCGAGGACACCGACCGGTCCCGCTACGTCCCCGAGGCCGAGCAGGACATCCTCGACGGTCTCGCCTGGGCCAGCCTGACGGTCGACGAAGGACCGACCCAAGGCGGCGACGCCGGCCCGTACCGCCAGTCGGAGCGCCGCGACCTCTACGCGGAGGCCGCGCAGCGCCTCATCGACGGCGGCCACGCCTACGTCGCGTTCGACACGCCGGAAGAGATCGAGTCGATGAAGGAGCGCCATCGCTCGGACGCGAACCCGAACCCGACCTACGACGCCTCGACGCGCGGCGAGATGGCGAACTCGCTCACGCTGGACGCGGATCAGGTCCAGTACCGGATCGAGCGGGGCGATGAGCACGTCGTCCGCTTGATGGTGCCGGAGGAGGAGACGGTGATGTTCACGGACCGCGTCCGCGGCGACGTCGTGTTCGAGACGGCGACCGTCGACGATCAGGTCCTCGTCAAGAGCGACGGGATGCCGACGTACCACCTCGCCAACGTCGTGGATGATCATCACATGGGGATCACCGACGTGATCCGCGGTGAGGAGTGGCTGTCGTCGGTCCCGAAGCACCTCCTGATGTACCGCGCGCTCGGGTGGACGCCGCCGCGCCTCGCGCACCTCCCGCTGATTATGAGCCCGACGGGTGGGAAGCTCTCGAAGCGCTCGGCCGACCGCCTCAACATCCCCGTCAGTGTGGTCCAGTATCGCGAGGCCGGGTTCGAGCCGGAGGCCGTCGTCAACTTCCTCGCGCTCCTCGGCTGGAACCCCGGCGACGACCGCGAGCTGTTCACGCTCGACGAGCTGGTGACCGTGTTCGACGTCGAGCGGATCGGGAAGAGCGGCGTCCAGTTTTCGATGGACAAGCTCCTCTGGTTCAACGGCCAGCACCTCCGCCAGCTGTCGCCGGAGCAGATCGCCGAGCGGGCCCGCCCGGCCGTCGAGGCCAAGCACGGGGCGGTCGACGCGGCCGCGCTCGTCGCGGCCGCCGGGCTCCTCCGCGAGCGGCTCGACAAGACGTCCGACCTCGCCGACGCCGACTACCTCTTCGGTGACCCGGACGCGTATGACCCCTCCGGCGTTAAGAAGCGCTGGAAGGACGACTCCGCCCGCCTCGTCGCCCTCTACGCCGACCGCCTCGAGGCCGACGCCGACTTTACCGAGGCGAGCACCGAGGCGGCCATGCGCGGGCTCGCGGAGGACGAGGCCGTCGGCTTCGGCCGGATCATCCACCCCGTCCGCCTCGCGGCGACGGGCACGCCGGCCGGCGCCGGGATGTTCGAGACGCTCGTCGTGATCGGGCGGGAGGCCACGGTCCGGCGGCTCCGGAAGGCGGCCGACACGCTGGGCTAA
- a CDS encoding putative quinol monooxygenase encodes MATEQKALLARLHAKPGKEAEVAAFLKSALPLAQQEDATIRWYALQLDDTTFGIFDTFADDDGRQAHLDGDIAAALMDKADELLDRPPQIEQVDLLAAK; translated from the coding sequence ATGGCCACCGAACAGAAAGCCCTCCTCGCCCGTCTCCACGCCAAGCCCGGCAAGGAGGCTGAAGTCGCCGCGTTCCTCAAAAGCGCGCTCCCGCTCGCCCAGCAGGAGGACGCCACGATCAGGTGGTACGCCCTCCAGCTCGACGACACGACCTTCGGCATCTTCGACACGTTCGCCGACGACGACGGCCGTCAGGCCCACCTCGACGGCGACATCGCCGCGGCCCTCATGGACAAGGCCGACGAGCTGCTGGACCGGCCGCCGCAGATCGAGCAGGTCGACCTGCTGGCCGCGAAGTAG
- a CDS encoding GNAT family N-acetyltransferase — MEIRPATLSDVGPLRDLAERSFRAAFADQNDPADMDAYVLETFTSERVRAEIDDPDNRFLLAVDGGALLGYAKLRDGDADPSVTGPAPIEIERIYAAPESIGRGVGRALMQACLDTAAAMDRETIWLGVWERNDRAIAFYERWGFETVGAHGFQLGSDPQTDLVMARAVGQII; from the coding sequence GTGGAGATTCGTCCCGCCACGCTCTCCGACGTCGGCCCGCTCCGCGACCTCGCCGAGCGGTCGTTCCGCGCGGCGTTCGCCGACCAGAACGATCCGGCCGACATGGACGCGTACGTCCTGGAGACCTTCACGTCGGAGCGCGTCCGCGCCGAGATCGACGATCCCGACAACCGCTTCCTCCTGGCGGTAGACGGCGGCGCGCTCCTCGGCTACGCCAAGCTCCGCGACGGCGACGCGGACCCGTCGGTGACCGGCCCGGCGCCGATCGAAATCGAGCGGATCTACGCGGCGCCCGAGTCCATTGGCCGAGGCGTCGGGCGAGCGCTCATGCAGGCGTGCCTGGACACGGCCGCCGCGATGGACCGCGAGACGATCTGGCTCGGCGTCTGGGAGCGAAACGACCGCGCCATTGCTTTCTACGAGCGATGGGGCTTCGAAACGGTCGGCGCGCACGGCTTCCAGCTGGGGTCGGACCCGCAGACGGACCTCGTGATGGCTCGCGCCGTCGGGCAGATCATCTGA
- a CDS encoding glutamine--tRNA ligase/YqeY domain fusion protein, translated as MDRETPKNNFLRDIVAADVEAGTYDGRVVTRFPPEPNGYPHIGHAQSICLNFGLAEQFGGATNLRYDDTNPEAESQEFADALLDAVRWLGFEPAEVRYASDYFEQFYAWAQGLVRKGLAYVDSQSDEEIRQTRGTVTEAGTPSPYRDRSVEENLRLLEEMKRGEHPDGAHVLRAKVDPGPGDDWPVMGHPNMKLRDPLMYRIRRDAHHYRRGDEWAIYPLYDWAHGQGDAIEGITHSICTLEFDVNRPLYDWYLDAIGVEEPRNHQHEFARFNLDYTVMSKRKLRQLVEGGHVSGWDDPRMPTIAGLRRRGVRPEALRRFFADLGVTKVNGSVEIQQLEYALRDDLNHVARRVMAVTDPVKLTIEGVDGTTEVDAPYWPHDVTPPASAPESRTLPLSAAVWIERDDFSDDPPKGWKRLAPGVAVRLRHGPVVECLGAERDEAGEITHIHARLTEDAKPTGVIHWVDAEQGLPASFRMYDRLFSVPDPAGADDFLSTLNPDSLVEKTGYVEPSVADDPPDTRYQFERIGYFWRDPEDSLPGALVFNRIVALRDSWAKKEEPAAPASAPEPKEPAAPAGPRDPASALSDKERETYSALVVRGVGEEEAAVLAADPTLRSLFESVLTASGKPREAGALVVHDLRRALGDRDLSDSKAEADQLAAVLGLVDDGTLTRNAAGEAVAALVEEGGTAEAAVERRGLAAVRSADALTPAVDAALADNPDEVARYRAGEERLFGFFVGQVMRRAGKGADPRAVQELLRQRLAG; from the coding sequence GTGGACCGAGAGACCCCGAAGAACAACTTCCTCCGCGACATCGTCGCCGCCGACGTCGAGGCCGGCACCTACGACGGGCGTGTCGTGACGCGCTTCCCGCCCGAGCCCAACGGCTACCCACACATCGGCCACGCCCAGTCGATCTGCCTCAACTTCGGGCTGGCCGAGCAGTTCGGCGGGGCGACCAACCTCCGCTACGACGACACGAACCCGGAGGCCGAGTCCCAGGAGTTTGCCGACGCCCTCCTCGACGCCGTCCGCTGGCTGGGCTTCGAGCCGGCCGAGGTCCGCTACGCGAGCGACTACTTCGAGCAGTTCTACGCGTGGGCGCAGGGCCTCGTCCGGAAGGGGCTCGCCTACGTCGACAGCCAGTCGGACGAGGAGATCCGCCAGACCCGGGGGACGGTCACCGAGGCGGGGACCCCCAGCCCGTATCGCGACCGGTCCGTCGAGGAGAACCTCCGCCTGCTCGAGGAGATGAAGCGGGGCGAGCACCCCGACGGCGCCCACGTCCTCCGTGCGAAGGTGGACCCCGGGCCCGGCGACGACTGGCCCGTGATGGGCCACCCCAACATGAAGCTCCGGGACCCGCTGATGTACCGGATCCGCCGCGACGCCCACCACTACCGCCGCGGCGACGAGTGGGCCATCTACCCGCTCTACGACTGGGCCCACGGCCAGGGCGACGCCATCGAGGGGATCACGCACTCGATCTGCACGCTCGAGTTCGACGTCAACCGCCCGCTCTACGACTGGTACCTCGACGCGATCGGGGTCGAGGAGCCGCGGAACCACCAGCACGAGTTCGCGCGGTTCAACCTCGACTACACCGTGATGAGCAAGCGGAAGCTCCGCCAACTCGTCGAGGGCGGCCACGTCTCGGGCTGGGACGACCCCCGGATGCCGACGATCGCCGGGCTCCGCCGCCGCGGCGTCCGTCCCGAGGCGCTCCGGCGCTTTTTCGCCGACCTCGGCGTGACGAAGGTCAACGGCTCCGTCGAGATCCAGCAGCTCGAGTACGCCCTCCGCGACGACCTCAACCACGTCGCCCGGCGCGTGATGGCCGTGACGGACCCGGTCAAGCTCACGATCGAGGGCGTCGACGGGACGACCGAGGTCGACGCGCCGTACTGGCCCCACGACGTGACCCCGCCCGCCTCGGCCCCCGAGTCCCGGACGCTGCCGCTCTCCGCCGCGGTCTGGATCGAGCGCGACGATTTTTCCGACGACCCGCCGAAGGGCTGGAAGCGCCTCGCGCCCGGCGTGGCCGTCCGCCTGCGGCACGGGCCCGTCGTCGAGTGCCTCGGCGCCGAGCGCGACGAGGCCGGCGAGATCACCCACATCCACGCCCGGCTGACGGAGGACGCCAAGCCGACCGGCGTGATCCACTGGGTCGACGCCGAGCAGGGGCTGCCCGCGTCGTTCCGGATGTACGACCGCCTCTTTTCGGTCCCCGACCCCGCCGGGGCCGACGACTTCCTGAGCACGCTCAACCCGGACTCGCTGGTCGAGAAGACCGGCTACGTCGAGCCTAGCGTGGCCGACGATCCGCCCGACACGCGGTACCAGTTCGAGCGCATCGGGTACTTCTGGCGCGACCCCGAGGACTCGCTGCCCGGGGCGCTCGTGTTCAACCGGATCGTGGCGCTCCGCGACAGTTGGGCCAAGAAGGAGGAGCCGGCCGCTCCCGCCTCGGCGCCCGAGCCGAAGGAGCCGGCCGCGCCCGCCGGTCCTCGAGATCCCGCCTCGGCACTCTCGGACAAGGAGCGAGAGACGTACAGCGCGCTCGTCGTGCGCGGCGTGGGCGAGGAGGAGGCTGCCGTGCTCGCCGCCGACCCGACGCTCCGGTCGCTGTTCGAGTCGGTCCTGACGGCGTCCGGCAAGCCCCGCGAGGCCGGTGCCCTCGTGGTCCACGACCTCCGACGCGCGCTCGGCGACCGCGACCTCTCCGACTCGAAGGCCGAGGCGGACCAACTCGCGGCCGTGCTCGGGCTCGTTGACGACGGGACGCTGACGCGGAACGCCGCGGGCGAGGCCGTCGCCGCGCTCGTCGAGGAGGGCGGGACGGCCGAGGCGGCCGTCGAGCGCCGTGGCCTGGCCGCCGTCCGCTCCGCCGACGCCCTCACGCCGGCGGTGGACGCGGCCCTCGCCGACAACCCGGATGAGGTCGCGCGCTACCGCGCCGGGGAGGAGCGGCTGTTCGGCTTCTTCGTCGGCCAGGTCATGCGGCGGGCCGGCAAGGGCGCCGACCCGAGGGCAGTCCAGGAACTGCTCCGCCAAAGGCTAGCCGGGTAG